One genomic segment of Chitinophaga sancti includes these proteins:
- a CDS encoding alpha/beta hydrolase family protein, whose amino-acid sequence MRYILSLLFVLSPVRLLAARVDTITTYSSSMQKEIKAVVITPADYNSSRHFPVLYLLHGYSGNYGDWIKKDPDLAVLTDLYHMIIVCPDGDFGSWYFDSEVKKDSKYETYVGTELVNWMDQHYSTIPTRSGRAITGLSMGGHGALFLAFRHPNTFGAAGSMSGGVDLRPFPLNWDLEKLLGKYSEYPERWENNSVINMVHLLIPNLLDLTIDCGAEDFFHNCNEKLHEKLLERNIPHDYTVRPGGHTWEYWSNSIQYQALFFHNYFQREK is encoded by the coding sequence ATGAGATACATCTTATCATTACTTTTTGTACTGAGCCCGGTTCGCCTGCTGGCGGCCAGAGTAGATACTATTACAACCTATAGTTCGTCTATGCAAAAGGAAATAAAGGCGGTGGTGATCACACCTGCTGATTATAACAGCAGCCGCCATTTTCCTGTATTGTATCTATTGCATGGGTATAGCGGCAACTATGGCGACTGGATTAAAAAGGATCCGGACCTGGCCGTGCTCACAGACCTGTATCATATGATCATTGTGTGTCCGGATGGTGACTTTGGCAGCTGGTACTTTGACAGTGAAGTAAAGAAGGATTCCAAATACGAAACCTATGTAGGAACAGAGCTGGTCAACTGGATGGACCAGCACTATTCCACTATTCCCACTCGTTCCGGCCGGGCTATAACCGGTCTGAGTATGGGAGGACATGGCGCACTGTTTCTCGCTTTTCGCCACCCCAATACTTTCGGTGCGGCAGGAAGTATGAGTGGGGGAGTGGACCTCCGTCCATTTCCACTCAACTGGGACCTGGAAAAATTGTTAGGTAAATATAGCGAGTACCCGGAGCGGTGGGAGAATAACAGTGTGATTAATATGGTGCACCTGCTTATTCCCAACTTACTGGACCTGACCATCGATTGTGGTGCAGAAGATTTTTTTCATAATTGTAATGAAAAGCTCCATGAGAAACTGTTGGAAAGAAATATTCCACATGATTATACGGTGAGACCTGGTGGGCATACATGGGAATATTGGTCAAATTCCATCCAGTACCAGGCATTGTTCTTTCATAATTATTTTCAAAGGGAAAAATAG